The nucleotide window GGTGGTGCAAGGCTCTTCACCATTAAAGATAAAAACAAATTAGCAAAATACATTGAATTAAGAGTTGTAAAATGACTGAGAAAATGAGATGAGATGGATGTGTTCCTAAGTTTGCTACAGAAGAATATATATGCAGTGAGACAGAGAGGCATGGTGCTAATCAATTATCACTCATCTGTCACTACATAAATTATCGCTCATCTGTCActacataaaataaaattaactacaGATAAAACAATTGACGAAGGAACCAAAAGGAAGATAAGATAAATATAAATGAAGAATATTAGTTAataaagtattggggagaggtgatcagacaggacatggcgcgacttaggattattgaggacatgacccttgatagggaattatggaggtcgagcactaaggttgtaggttaggggagagtgtgaatatttctacagcacaatagagggagactatctagttaggagttagactaggaatgtcattggtcatctattgatgcagggctttaccttctagtggtactataccagccatctatttcgtatttagtatttcgtatcctgtatttcatatttcatatctcttatatattgttgttatttttattacgcatttttatggtactaatatatcatctcctattgcttttttgagccgagggtctcctggaaacagcatctctacccttcggggtaggggtaaggtctgcgtacatattaccctccccagaccccacttgtgggattacactgggtcgttgttgttgttgttgttgttgtaaagatTTTGAAGCTCCACACAAGTGAAATTTTACCTGGATGTGAAGGATAGTATCCCGACTGTATATCACATCAAATGCGCCATCAGGATATGTTTTCTTAGTGCAGTCAGCAACCTCAAATTCAACAGCACATTTGAGACCAATAGCACGCTCAAGAGCAAAAGAGATCATGTTGATAGACAGGTCAATGCCAACAACATGAACATCATACTTGTCAGCCATGTAGAAGTCACCTCCTCCAATGCCACAGCCAACATCAAGGACCTTTTGGCCAGGCTGAAGATTCAACATGGCTACAAATTCTTTTGTAGTTTCTGCTCAAGAACAAGTACTGCATCAGAAACTAAATAATTGGAAAAGAATATTATTGGATTACATTAAGCCAGAAGAGACACTCGCAAGCAGATATCTGCGCAGAACCAAGTACACATTTGTACAAGTCCTCACCACAATGACAtgtcaaacaaaagaaacttAGTCATTATAAACTTTTTAGGTCTGAGGACGTAATCGGAGAACCTACACATTGTAAGAAGAGACATTCATGGAGCCAATGGACAACACTTAAAGAGGTTATTGGGTTCTCCGATTCAACACAAGTGTTTTGCAGTATGAGTAGTTATGTCAAAGGGCATCTATGGTAACAAATGTTTGCCCTGTACCAAACGCATGGTTGACTTATAGTCATAAATTTGGTCTCTAGTATTATTGATGAATATATATCTATGATGAATGAGATAACCAACTTGTATTGTATCAGTTGGTAACCCCAAAGGCTGAAAACTCATATTAATAATCCCTCTATATTACACAAGACTAGAGTAAGACGTGCAATCTGAGAGGCATACCAATTCCTCCCGTGCTCACAAAACCTTGTCCAAAGACATGTTCATAGCGCAGAATACCACTACACTTGTACTGAACAGTGTCCAAGAACCGCTGAAATCCCCTGTCATCCTCACAACTAACCTTCTGCCATGTCCAGCAAATCTGCAATGTGCAAGTAGCAAGAAAACATTGCTTGGATTGTGAGTTAACATTAACTAACAAAAGGGTCAATAAGGAAAGCATGATTCTACCTGATTTTGATTCTTTTTGTTCCTCACATAAGCTCCGATGCACTTGCAACCAACGAGAGAAAGTTCAAATGATTCTCCATTACCAGCATTTACATGGCATTCCTTGAAAACCTGCGCTTGACAGCTATTTTTTCAGCTCTTCTTACTATGCTTTCCGCGTAACAATTAAGAGAGGACCAGAAAATGAGATCCATGTAGAGTAAGTAAGAAGAGGCAAACCTAAAGAGTTATTTTCAAAGTGACAAATGCATCAATTCAAGCCTTTTAGACTTTCATTATGTGTAAAGGtaaggatttgggtaaaattatttaatataaacaGTGTAATTTAGTGTCCACAATAAAGCTTCAAAGCACTTTATGAGAAAGCTGCAATTCcaggaaaaaatgaaaagatgtgGAGAAAAGAAAATGCCTTATCTAGGATTTACTAAAGAGGATCATTTAATGGTGAAGAGAAAAGACAACGATATACAGATAGAAGCACGATAAAAAGATTTACTAAATGGAACCAAATGGTTGGTCAATGCAATAACATACTTCAGCCACTTTGTTGAGTTGAATGCCAAGGAAATAACAAATGTTCTTAAACAACAATGCATTTTTCTCATAATATCATGTTGGACAAGAAAGCAGTTGAAAGCAAAGCTAAGACCTTTGTGTAAAACCTAGGTTCCCGATAGTGGGTAGGGTTATTCTTTCGCTTGTGGTCTCCTGACTGATGGAAGCATGACTCTCTGAAAAATATGTAACCACCAACTTTCAACCATTTAACCATTCTCTCAACGAGATCCTGAACCTGCGAGCAAGGGTAGAAACAGTTTCAAATGTTAAAGCGGCAACTAATTAAACAGCAAATCAAGTCAGAAGTAGTAGTAGAATTGCCACATAGCGCTGAATGCAATACTTTCAACCTAAAACCATTTTCCAGTTCTCTAAAGGAACGGTCGGTGGAAATAAAGGTTAAATACGCATGgaattaaattcttattttcagcTATTTTCCCTATAAAAGCATGTTTAGCAAAGAAACACTCCGTTTTATTGAGGATCGTGGCATGTCACTTGTTGGAGAGAGATACTGACCCAGAGAGATTGGAATTGACTTCTTTTTGTAAAATCATAGTATTAGTTTAAATATGTGTAACTAACAATGTGCCTGTATACTTCAAGATTTCCCTAAGCATGACCTCCATACAATGTGCCTGTATACTTCAACATTTGCCTAACCATGATCTCCATACACCACCATTAAGGTGGATATTTAGTATTAAAAAAAGCATTAAATGCTAAAGAGTGACCAACCAGTGTGTTGAATATTAGCTAATCTTTATTAACTGAATCACAACCCTTCAGTCCAGCGTAATTTGACGCAATTAACTGTTCATCCATTTTTATATAAAGGTAACTCCAGTGATTTTCTATGTGGAAGATAAGGCAAAAGATAGAAAAGAAACTTACCTCTCCATCAGAAAGATACATCAATAGCCAGTTGGAAAATATCAAGTCCACTGATTCAGGTGAAAAGTTCAAATCTGGAGAAGTCACATCAGCACACATGAACTTGACATTCTTATGGTGCCCGTTAATGCTTTCATTCTGCAAGGAAGCAAATTAGAAGGATCAGGATATACATAAACCTATTAAGTATATCATCACTTAAAAAGCATGAAGAAGTGACAAGTAAATCTTCTAAACCAACTCTTATTTTCTCTTAATTCTGAGAAGTATCTTATAACCCTCCAGATGCACAGCGCATTGTTGACAGAGACAGAAAATGCAAATATCTGAAAGGCAAACAGACACAAACCTTCTTAATTGCACCTTCAATGAAGTCCAGTGCTATAAGCTGTCCAGCTTTCTTGGCTAATTCGCCGGTGAAACGGCCAATACCAGCACCCAATTCCAGCACAGATTTCCCTTCATATGGCGGAAGGAGAGACACCACCTACATGACCAGccaaaagtttcaaattttggggaAATATTTAAATTGTCATACACGTAATCATATCCACTCACAAACAAACCAAATAGAATGTGCGGTTCTGAAACAAACCCGAGGACAAAAAATTTGCTAGTTTCCTCTCAAAGCAGGAAATAGAATAACCTTCTTCATAAGGCTACACTGGTAAAGACAACTCAATGAACTCAAAGATGTTGGAACTCGAAAGAGCTCCAGGCTGTATGGAATCAGTTTAAAATATGAACAAAAACCCGTCAATTAACTTTTGTCCATGTAATAGGAATTAGGTCAAAATCTTACCCCTAGTTACTGAAGTTCAAAACCGATTAAATTGCATACTGAATAGACTTCACTGAGGACAATTATGTACCTGGGAAATGCTGGGCAATTACTAGTTGAAGACAAGTACAGGGGAagaaacaataattttttttaaaagttatcCTATGAGTCAGTCCCAGCTTCATCAGTCACTAGGAACCAATGACATCACTCATCATGATTATTCTTTTTTGTGACTGTAAGAAAGCATTTGGGAATCAAATAGAAATTCCCATATTCAAGGATACTTGTCATTTCAGATGACAAGCAGGGAATTTCAAAGGTACTGTTGCTGGCATGATAAACAACGTCTAATAAGTTATAGGTACTAATTACCAATTACACATCCTAATATAAAATCCCAAAACAAAATTAGCACTATaccactttttttttcttttggcaaaTGTAAAGGGTATGTTCCAAAAAGGAAATCAGTGAAAATGATTTGAGTCCGGAACCAAAGTGTGGTCTTTTTGGACTCAAACAACACAAataggtgggggggggggggactgaCTACCATTTTATATAGTTCACCGCGCTATATTTAAACTCAAAATTGGCGGGAGGTATAGTGCATATACAGGAGGCATTGCGGCTCAGGTAAGCCTTCAAATCTTGCAATCTCATCAACATCATCACCAGTGACCACAATATTATAAACATTTACTATGATCCGGCTCACTTTCTCACCCTTTATTACGAAATGTGTGTGATCAGAAGCACACCTTTTGTAGCCAAACTAAACTATGGCCTTACTGAACTTCTCAAACCACGCCCTCGGGGATTGCTTCAATCCATACAGGGCTTTCTTCAATCTGCATACTTTATGTGACTCCCCTTTCATTCCATATCCGGGTGCTATCTCTATATACACCTCCTCGTGCGAGAGCTCACCCATCCCACAAAAAGTGATCTTCTCCGTATTGTAGCAAGCTAACACCGGATTCAAGGAGTTGTCGTGTAGTGGATCTCGTCTATTGCTCGTTTCAGCCACCAAATCATCAAATTTTTACATTTCAAAAAactttaaatcgaggtattccgacttactTTTTAGTAAAACCCATGTATAAAAAATACTTATGAGTTATTTTTTTTACTGTGGGCTATGTTTTTTTGTGATCGTCttgtgatttaattaatttgttattttttatccagattagattatttatgtgctaaaaaattagtaaaaaagatatattgttattttatgaataactattgttatatgtgattttattgttgtacGTATATTAATATGTGACTTCATTATTGCTTAGTGCCCTTTAATGTTATGTTGTGCCCTTAATAGTTATGTAGTGCtctttagcgtagtaaaactgaTAATAAATTTTAGCTTATGGTAGTTGACTTTGTTCATGGCCATTTAAACAGTATTACTTTAGTGCTTTTTAAGATTCTGTTGTGCAGAATAAATACGTGATCTACTTAACAAACTCGGATAGAGTACTAATTATGGATTTAATGTATCCGTAAATAATTATCAAATATTAAATAGGTATCATAAAATAATCATTTGCCGGGAAATTTGGGCAAAATATGAAAGTTAACAAACAAATCATTACGAATGAAACAAATTCAATATTATTTACTATTAAATTTgtagtattttttatattattaattattgaaTATATCTTGATTACTTATGAAATTGTAATAtataataattcaaaaataactttaaaaagatgatagttcaaacaaaaCCATGTAGAATTTTAGTAGAAAAATGTTGGAAACTAACATATGaaatattaatatagaaaatttatCAACCTAAGTATTTGTTATATGAATAATTACTAAATTATCTTTGTAGTTAttaaaattaatcatttaattatctgTTAACCCCAAAAACATCTGAAAAAATGATGATAATTCAAACACAAACCCTCTCGAATTTTAGTGAacaaatgtaagaaaataacataaaaaacaacaatatagaaaatttgtcaaactaagtatttttatatgaatacttattaattatatcatgtatagttatgaaaattaattatttaattctatacccaaaaatagctgagtaagaaacaaacatataaaataatgtaataaactaacatataaaataataatatagaacaATATCgactaaatattaatataaaagataatgcaatatatttaaagatgttaaacaattaaacagaaaaacactttaattaatattgttcaatttacagacATCGTCATGGAGGTTCCCCTGTGTATCactgacctgcatctcgagagctacTGTTGCTACAGGGCAACCATAGGTCTTCACACATCTGTGATGGACAGTGTCTGTCCCAGACATATTGACGATATGTGGGAGTTCATTAGGGACCACCCACTGCATCCCCGTATAGTTAGACGCCTTTAAGATACGGGTTTCTACAGGATCATAGAGATCGGCAGCTATGATAGAATCAGTACTTCCTAATCAACATAGCTTTTACAAATAATTACGACAGTAATTTTTACCCAACCAAGATAAAGCTAATAAAGTAACGGACCAACTGTATGATAAGACATAGTATTAAAATTGGATATCAATAGATCATTTAAGGAAGCAGAAAGTTAGTATATATACCTCAGGCCTCTCTTCTTTGTCAAGATCCGCTGCTTTCGAGTCGAGCATCATAGCCTCTACAGTAAGTTCCGCAGTGTGCTCCATCCAATAACTCTTTTGAACCTCACGCTCTTGTCCTATAAACACACCACATTCACAATCAAAAGCTTAACAACAGTCAAAATAAGTGACAAATCAAGTAACAGACCTGAAGTAGCAGCCATTGTTGCGTGATGATAGATGATTCCGATCTGATGAGTTGGATCGTTGAAGAAAATGTAGGTGATCTGGATTGGGTATTAGGGTGGGAGAAAATTGCTAAAAACCCTCAATGGCAAGGCGAGATCTAGAAAAGCTCCTGGATCTACGGTTATTCTTTCTACCTTTCTGCTGCATCAGCTAGACGTAAAATGTTTTGTGAATTGTGATGGGTTATGGCTATCAATGGACTTGACTTGCCTATTTATAGGAAACGAAATGGCATTGAAAATGGGAAAAAAGAGTAACGTATATCTgatgatatttttgggtttatGTGTaacagagagatagagagagagagggttttaGAAATTATAGGAAGGTGAATGGCGAAAAGGGATAATCGGCGAGATGATAGAGAAACGTTACTTTTGTTTTAAGAGCCGTTTGGACATaacaaatttttccttttttaagaaaaaaatttcataaaatttttaatttttattcgaagatgtattttgaaaatttgaaattcaaaaagatatttttcaaaattttcactcaaataactcacaaaacttcaaaaataacctaaaaatatattcatatccaaacacaactctaagtgggcgtttggacataagaattgtaaaattccaaaaaaggatggaaaaaaaaaaatcaagtgaaaatggtatttgaaatttagtgggcgtttggacataagaattgtaaaattgtagaaaaaaagtgaatttttttttaagtgaATGGTATTTGAAagttagagttgtgtttggacatgaatataatttcgGGTTGTTTTTTGTGCGAGTGATTTGAAGCGAAAATTTTGTAAACAACCTTTTAGAGttttccaaattttcaaaaaattccaaaTTTTATCTTCaagtgaaagttgaaaatttcaaTGGCTAAACGTtgatttaaaaaaattgaatttttttgtgaaaataaatgaaaatatttgTATGGATAAACGGCCCCTTAGAGTTGTGTTTGAAagtcaaatatcattttcactttgaaattttttttacccctattttaaaattttacaattcttatgtccaaacgcccccTAAAAGTAGTACAATATTTGGTGAAGATGAATATGATATCACCAGTAGTGGGCAAAAAAATtagggcatttgcatctatacccgctttttgtgtcacgttttaacttgtgcccgctttgcaaaaaaattgcaaacgtacccgctttttcgcataaattcagcatacggggctgaagtagcaaagacaatcacgcaaaacttcagcattctagtagtcgggcctaaagttcagctctagagctgaagtttttgttttgtaactcgcgaacttcagctctagagctgaattttttattttgtaattttgatCTTTGGCCATTATTCATCTTCCAGAATGTTTTAGACGTGAACTTTATATGTATGTTGAAAGCCTCGTTTTGCCAAATTCACTGGTAGAAATTTAAAGAGCTGAGGATCAATGAGTGAAGGATCACTTTGCAATAGTCAAATTCATTGCATTAAAACAATTCAAAGAATCGCAAATCCATAGTGTTGGTAAAACTTGGACTCGTCTGTTCCAACAGTCTTTACTGGACTTTCTTTTTAGTTTCTATTGTCAATTTCTGCACAGTTATTTAATTCTGTTCCTAGTTAATAGGATGAATGGTTACCATTTGAAAACGAACAGTGAATAAACCATTTAAAATTGTTAAATAAGAGATGTGAAATCTCCATTGGAATCTCTCCTACTAAGTTATAATGGGAATGAGAAAGAAGAAATTTCCATTAAAAGCACGGaatttaaaaagaagaagaagaaaacgaataaggagaaggaggaggagaaagggggctgaagttatttaaacagtgggtataagttaaaaaaatttaaaataatgggTATAGGTTGTGCAATTTTTACCGTGAAATTACTGAAGATTCTCCGTTACGCTAATTTGGATTGATCTACCCTTTTGTAGGGTAAAAATAGCACgatatagccagttttcggactggtcattcaaaaatagtcagcgtttacgaagtcaatgaaa belongs to Nicotiana tabacum cultivar K326 chromosome 6, ASM71507v2, whole genome shotgun sequence and includes:
- the LOC107763430 gene encoding phosphoethanolamine N-methyltransferase 1-like, producing MAATSGQEREVQKSYWMEHTAELTVEAMMLDSKAADLDKEERPEVVSLLPPYEGKSVLELGAGIGRFTGELAKKAGQLIALDFIEGAIKKNESINGHHKNVKFMCADVTSPDLNFSPESVDLIFSNWLLMYLSDGEVQDLVERMVKWLKVGGYIFFRESCFHQSGDHKRKNNPTHYREPRFYTKVFKECHVNAGNGESFELSLVGCKCIGAYVRNKKNQNQICWTWQKVSCEDDRGFQRFLDTVQYKCSGILRYEHVFGQGFVSTGGIETTKEFVAMLNLQPGQKVLDVGCGIGGGDFYMADKYDVHVVGIDLSINMISFALERAIGLKCAVEFEVADCTKKTYPDGAFDVIYSRDTILHIQDKPALFRSFYKWLKPGGKVLISDYCKKAGTASEEFAGYIKQRGYDLHDVEAYGQMLRDAGFNEVVAEDRTEQFIGVLQKELDTVEKERESFIHDFSEQDYNEIVGGWKAKLIRSSSGEQRWGLFIAKKN